From a region of the Chitinispirillales bacterium ANBcel5 genome:
- a CDS encoding MT-A70 family methyltransferase, with the protein MSRSKVRPENVIQEKRGKHSEKPDDVYRIIEKAYPTLKEIELFAKRDREEWKRWGNGKG; encoded by the coding sequence TTGTCCCGATCAAAGGTAAGACCCGAAAATGTGATTCAAGAAAAGAGAGGGAAACATTCAGAAAAGCCCGATGATGTTTATCGGATTATTGAGAAAGCGTATCCGACACTGAAGGAGATTGAGCTTTTTGCGAAGAGGGATAGAGAGGAATGGAAAAGGTGGGGTAATGGGAAAGGATAG